Proteins encoded together in one Acanthopagrus latus isolate v.2019 chromosome 19, fAcaLat1.1, whole genome shotgun sequence window:
- the LOC119008755 gene encoding suppressor of cytokine signaling 6, which translates to MKKISLKTIRKSLSIKGKEEGDFVMLQQPSVTTEFSKEESLFGGCYTKELSGCDLGGEEDKGGQNKGRSKSEGLMGSLKRRLSAKQKAKVKGSSSAIGSVDDDDTFSSSSVPISFNEVKAQRPLRSSSLRSHHYSPSPWPLRSVNSDDACIKMEVKVKAMVHSPSPSPNLNGVRKEFHDFQMEGLFQDQAESLKNLQQPQNGELHLNIDENDVPVVLGLTPQDYIQYTMPLDEGMYPEGSHSFCLDSSSPMEVVTEADSRSLHTDQGQEEHELVCGMPPDLFMETSVNSLLIGSAGVMLQSSRVEVPPPLSPLLPPITTNGHLPRTFSGFSSSDSQVAERVRHHLNFDPNTAPGVSRVYDSVQTSGPMVVTSLTEELKKLARQGWYWGPITRWEAEEKLVNLADGSFLVRDSSDDRYLLSLSFRSQSKTLHTRIEHSNGRFSFYEQPDVEGHTSIVDLIEHSIKDSENGAFCYSRSRLPGSATYPVRLTNPVSRFMQVRSLQYLCRFVIRQYTRIDLIQKLPLPNKMKDYLQEKHY; encoded by the coding sequence ATGAAGAAGATAAGCCTTAAGACCATCCGCAAGTCCCTCAGCATAAAGGGCAAAGAGGAGGGTGACTTTGTCATGCTCCAGCAGCCCTCGGTGACTACAGAGTTTTCGAAGGAAGAGTCACTTTTTGGGGGCTGCTACACCAAAGAGCTTTCTGGCTGTGACCTTGGTGGTGAGGAGGACAAAGGGGGCCAGAATAAGGGCCGCTCAAAGAGTGAAGGCCTGATGGGATCACTAAAAAGGAGGCTGTCTGCCAAGCAGAAGGCGAAAGTGAAAGGAAGCTCTTCTGCCATCGGCTCAGTGGATGACGATGACACTTTCTCGTCCTCGTCTGTGCCCATAAGCTTCAATGAGGTGAAAGCCCAGAGACCACTTAGATCTTCATCCCTACGGAGTCATCATTATAGCCCCTCACCGTGGCCTCTGCGTTCAGTCAACTCTGATGATGCGTGCATCAAGATGGAGGTAAAAGTTAAAGCCATGGTTCACTCTCCCAGCCCGAGTCCCAACTTGAATGGTGTCCGGAAAGAATTTCACGATTTCCAGATGGAAGGGCTCTTTCAGGACCAAGCAGAATCCTTAAAGAATCTTCAGCAGCCACAAAATGGTGAGCTGCATCTAAACATTGATGAAAATGACGTGCCTGTGGTGCTGGGGTTGACTCCCCAGGACTACATCCAGTACACAATGCCTTTAGATGAGGGAATGTACCCAGAAGGGTCCCACTCCTTCTGCTTGGACAGCTCCTCTCCTATGGAGGTGGTGACTGAAGCGGACAGTAGGTCCCTCCACACAGACCAGGGACAGGAGGAACATGAACTAGTTTGTGGGATGCCTCCTGATCTCTTCATGGAAACCTCAGTTAACAGTCTTCTCATCGGATCTGCTGGTGTGATGCTCCAAAGTTCTAGAGTAGAGGtcccacctcccctctctccgCTTCTGCCGCCCATAACAACTAACGGACATCTTCCCAGGACTTTTTCAGGGTTCAGCTCTTCAGATAGCCAGGTTGCTGAGAGGGTAAGACACCACCTCAACTTTGACCCAAATACAGCTCCTGGGGTTAGTCGGGTGTACGACTCGGTCCAGACCAGTGGGCCCATGGTCGTCACCAGTctgacagaggagctgaagaagcttGCGAGGCAGGGCTGGTACTGGGGGCCAATCACACGTTGGGAGGCAGAGGAAAAACTGGTCAACTTGGCCGACGGCTCCTTCCTGGTCAGAGACAGCTCAGATGACAGGTACCTGCTCAGCCTGAGTTTCAGGTCCCAGAGCAAAACCCTCCACACCCGTATCGAACACTCAAATGGACGCTTCAGCTTCTACGAGCAGCCGGACGTGGAAGGACACACATCCATCGTTGACTTAATCGAACACTCTATCAAAGACTCAGAGAATGGAGCTTTTTGCTACTCCAGGTCTCGCTTGCCAGGTTCTGCAACCTACCCTGTCAGACTAACCAACCCAGTATCTAGGTTTATGCAAGTGCGCTCCCTGCAGTACCTTTGCCGCTTCGTCATTAGACAGTACACGAGGATAGACCTGATCCAGAAACTACCCTTACCTAACAAGATGAAAGATTATCTGCAGGAGAAGCACTACTGA